In a genomic window of Streptomyces noursei ATCC 11455:
- the trxA gene encoding thioredoxin: MSTVELTKENFDEIVSGNDFVLIDFWAEWCGPCKQFGPVFERSSEKHGDLLFAKVNTEKQPELAAAFDIRSIPTLMIVRQNIAVFAQPGALPEAALEDVIGQARALDMDEVRASVAEDQEQQAQNGGGEQAQGA, from the coding sequence ATGAGCACCGTGGAGCTCACCAAGGAAAACTTCGACGAGATCGTCTCCGGCAACGATTTCGTCCTGATCGACTTCTGGGCCGAATGGTGCGGCCCCTGCAAGCAGTTCGGGCCGGTCTTCGAGCGGTCGTCCGAGAAGCACGGCGACCTGCTCTTCGCCAAGGTCAACACGGAGAAGCAGCCCGAACTCGCCGCCGCCTTCGACATCCGCTCCATCCCCACCCTGATGATCGTCCGGCAGAACATCGCGGTGTTCGCCCAGCCCGGGGCGCTCCCCGAGGCCGCTCTGGAGGACGTCATCGGCCAGGCCCGTGCCCTCGACATGGACGAGGTCCGCGCCTCGGTCGCCGAGGACCAGGAGCAGCAGGCGCAGAACGGCGGCGGAGAGCAGGCGCAGGGCGCGTGA
- a CDS encoding histidine phosphatase family protein, with product MSELLLVRHGETEWSRDGRHTSWTDLPLTANGEEQARALRPLLSARKIARVYASPMTRALRTAELAGLPSPHILDDLREWDYGGDEGITTAEIHRSRPDWYLFDDGVAPGPAEHPGESPEEVGARADRVLALIAPHLEVDEGDVALVAHAHFLRVLTARRLGLPAASGGLFTFGTGTVGVLGTEHDRPAVIAWNARSL from the coding sequence ATGAGCGAGCTCCTGCTGGTCCGGCACGGCGAGACCGAGTGGAGCCGCGACGGCCGGCACACCAGCTGGACCGACCTCCCCCTCACCGCCAACGGCGAGGAGCAGGCCCGCGCACTCCGGCCGCTGCTGTCGGCGCGGAAGATCGCGCGGGTCTACGCCAGCCCGATGACGCGGGCGCTGCGCACCGCCGAACTGGCCGGGCTCCCGTCCCCGCACATCCTCGATGACCTGCGGGAATGGGACTACGGCGGGGACGAGGGGATCACCACCGCCGAGATCCACCGCAGCAGACCCGACTGGTACCTCTTCGACGACGGGGTCGCGCCGGGGCCGGCCGAGCACCCCGGAGAGTCACCCGAGGAGGTCGGGGCGCGCGCCGACCGCGTACTGGCGCTGATCGCGCCCCATCTCGAGGTCGACGAGGGCGATGTGGCGCTGGTGGCGCATGCGCACTTCCTGCGCGTACTGACCGCCCGCCGGCTGGGACTCCCGGCTGCCTCGGGCGGCCTGTTCACCTTCGGCACCGGCACGGTCGGCGTCCTGGGCACCGAGCACGACCGGCCCGCGGTGATCGCCTGGAACGCCCGGAGCCTGTAG
- the mreB gene encoding rod shape-determining protein yields MTISLAQLRRCSAAVDLGAARTRVYVKNQGLVVDEPTVAAVNTRTGSMLAVGAQAEVMDGRTPDYIRVVRPVSNGTVVDIDLAQRLLRHLVGDKLRKTWRRRPSMRAAVCLPYGSEPLAQRAAVETLTGLGARRVELVDTLVAAAVGCGLPVEQPEATMIVVCGAGTTQVAVLSLGSIVAAETVPVGGNAIDHAVIQHLRLHHELMLPNQSVRPLHLMLSGDGELTPGSTEVHGRDVVSGLARSVHVDTERVRRAIITPLTAILDGISAVLRRCPPDLVADLGERGIMLAGGSALIPGLEPMIHEATSMPVHIADQPSTCAVQGLGAMIEGKVQPLHLDPMAP; encoded by the coding sequence ATGACCATCAGCCTCGCCCAACTGCGCCGCTGCTCGGCCGCCGTCGACCTCGGCGCGGCCCGGACCAGGGTGTATGTCAAGAACCAGGGGCTGGTCGTCGACGAGCCGACCGTCGCCGCGGTCAACACCCGCACCGGGTCGATGCTGGCCGTGGGCGCCCAGGCCGAGGTGATGGACGGCCGCACGCCGGACTACATCCGCGTGGTCCGGCCGGTCTCCAACGGGACGGTCGTGGACATCGACCTGGCCCAGCGCCTGCTGCGCCACCTGGTCGGCGACAAGCTGCGCAAGACATGGCGGCGGCGGCCCTCGATGCGGGCCGCGGTCTGCCTCCCGTACGGCAGTGAGCCGCTGGCGCAGCGGGCCGCCGTGGAGACGCTGACCGGGTTGGGCGCCCGTCGGGTGGAGCTGGTCGACACGCTGGTCGCCGCGGCCGTCGGTTGCGGGCTCCCGGTGGAGCAGCCGGAAGCGACCATGATCGTGGTGTGCGGTGCGGGGACCACCCAGGTCGCGGTGCTCTCGCTCGGCTCGATCGTGGCCGCCGAGACCGTCCCCGTGGGCGGCAACGCCATCGACCACGCGGTGATCCAGCACCTTCGGCTGCACCACGAGCTGATGCTGCCGAACCAGTCGGTGCGTCCGCTGCACCTGATGCTGTCCGGTGACGGGGAGCTGACGCCGGGCTCCACCGAGGTGCACGGGCGGGACGTGGTCAGCGGGCTGGCCCGGTCCGTGCATGTGGACACCGAGCGGGTGCGGCGCGCCATCATCACCCCGCTGACGGCGATTCTCGACGGCATCAGTGCGGTGCTCCGCCGCTGCCCGCCGGACCTCGTGGCCGACCTCGGCGAGCGCGGCATCATGCTGGCGGGCGGCAGCGCGCTGATCCCGGGCCTGGAGCCGATGATCCACGAGGCCACGTCGATGCCGGTGCACATCGCGGACCAGCCCAGCACCTGCGCGGTGCAGGGGCTGGGCGCGATGATCGAGGGCAAGGTGCAGCCCCTGCACCTCGACCCGATGGCCCCCTGA
- a CDS encoding FkbM family methyltransferase: MTFAARVGPWLPGRMVSALAAGLYPRFEPELGRLPDFCPAGGTAVDVGGWYGPWTRRLARRADRVVTIEPVPHLARLLASTTPAHVDVVSAAAADHAGCATLWLPPDGRGDRGVSSLVRREVHSATLDVPCLPLDALRLTAVTLIKIDVDGGELAVLRGAARTIERELPALFVELETRIQPLAPVLEWTAARGYRGWVLPHDRWLPLVDFDLSAHQSRTSYVAEHGLLRRSLAPHRRYVNSVLFLPDGVRPGPAHAAGPTRTAPTAASAPPTAVIHDHVHHEPRH, from the coding sequence ATGACGTTCGCGGCGCGGGTGGGGCCCTGGCTGCCGGGGCGCATGGTGTCGGCACTGGCGGCCGGGCTCTACCCACGGTTCGAACCGGAACTGGGGCGACTGCCCGACTTCTGCCCGGCAGGTGGTACGGCCGTGGACGTCGGAGGGTGGTACGGCCCATGGACCCGGCGCCTGGCACGCCGCGCGGACCGGGTCGTCACCATCGAGCCCGTCCCCCACCTGGCTCGCCTGCTCGCCTCGACCACGCCGGCGCACGTGGACGTCGTATCCGCCGCGGCCGCCGACCACGCCGGTTGCGCCACGCTCTGGCTCCCTCCGGACGGCCGCGGCGACCGCGGGGTCTCCTCACTCGTACGCCGTGAGGTGCACTCCGCCACCCTGGACGTCCCCTGCCTCCCCCTGGACGCGCTGCGCCTCACCGCCGTCACCCTCATCAAGATCGATGTGGACGGCGGCGAGCTTGCGGTACTACGCGGCGCGGCACGCACCATCGAGCGCGAACTTCCGGCCCTCTTCGTGGAGTTGGAGACCCGCATCCAACCGCTGGCGCCCGTCCTGGAGTGGACGGCCGCCCGTGGATATCGCGGCTGGGTACTGCCACACGACCGCTGGCTGCCGCTGGTCGACTTCGATCTGTCCGCCCATCAGTCCCGTACCTCCTACGTCGCCGAACACGGTCTGCTGCGCCGCTCCCTCGCCCCGCACCGCCGCTACGTCAATTCCGTGCTCTTCCTCCCCGACGGCGTCCGCCCCGGTCCCGCGCACGCCGCGGGTCCCACGCGCACCGCGCCGACTGCCGCCTCCGCACCTCCCACGGCCGTCATCCACGACCATGTCCATCATGAGCCCCGCCACTGA
- a CDS encoding DMT family transporter, translating to MLWWGVASALLANVLYSTGFVLEKRALATLPALSTHRPARLIRHLLSSPLWLGGSLALAAGFAAQLAVYRTLPIAAAQGIFISGLVLLLLMSSALLGERTSGRERQGIAAILMALVLVVASLRNDDARAIARTAPPATLLTIAVPSLAAGLLLYRSAELRARRRHRRPTAGVPYGVAVGLLYGVSSLAIKGVSGLLDFHDLRAAALAVLRSPYPYLLLVTGAAGLVLSQTALQRCRASVIVPVCTTVTCVFTVACGTVAFGEPLPGDPLRLALRLGGTTVALTVLLALPRHEAPPPPHRDAPTPPQRHPPALPRSETSAPSAPGAPHKPEPATTAPPPTAPRVATTAHRTPQPPVTTSNMTYPTKGLINGEAER from the coding sequence ATGCTCTGGTGGGGCGTGGCGTCCGCACTGCTCGCCAACGTCCTCTACAGCACCGGCTTCGTCCTGGAGAAACGCGCACTCGCCACCCTCCCCGCCCTCAGCACCCACCGCCCCGCCCGCCTCATACGCCATCTCCTCAGCAGCCCCCTGTGGCTCGGCGGCTCACTCGCCCTGGCCGCGGGCTTCGCCGCCCAACTCGCCGTCTACCGCACCCTCCCCATAGCCGCCGCCCAGGGCATCTTCATCTCGGGGCTGGTCCTGCTCCTGCTCATGTCCTCTGCGCTGCTCGGCGAGCGCACCAGCGGCCGGGAGCGGCAGGGCATAGCGGCGATCCTGATGGCACTCGTACTGGTCGTCGCCTCCCTCCGGAACGACGACGCCCGGGCCATCGCCCGCACCGCCCCGCCCGCGACGCTGCTCACGATCGCCGTACCGTCCCTGGCCGCGGGACTGCTGCTGTACCGCTCGGCGGAGCTGCGCGCCCGCCGCCGCCACCGTCGGCCAACCGCCGGCGTCCCCTACGGGGTGGCCGTCGGGCTCCTCTACGGCGTCAGCTCGCTGGCCATCAAGGGCGTCTCCGGCCTGCTCGACTTCCACGACCTCCGGGCCGCCGCGTTGGCTGTCCTCCGCTCGCCCTACCCGTACCTGCTCCTCGTCACCGGGGCCGCCGGCCTGGTCCTGTCCCAGACCGCCCTGCAACGCTGCCGAGCCTCGGTGATCGTGCCCGTCTGCACCACGGTGACGTGCGTCTTCACCGTCGCCTGCGGCACCGTGGCGTTCGGCGAACCGCTGCCCGGCGACCCCCTCCGCCTGGCACTGCGCCTGGGCGGCACGACCGTGGCCCTCACGGTCCTCCTGGCGCTCCCACGCCACGAAGCACCCCCGCCGCCCCACCGCGACGCACCCACTCCGCCGCAACGCCACCCACCCGCACTTCCGCGCAGCGAGACATCCGCACCCTCCGCACCGGGAGCACCCCACAAACCCGAGCCGGCGACGACCGCGCCCCCGCCGACAGCCCCAAGGGTTGCGACTACAGCTCACCGAACCCCTCAACCACCCGTGACCACAAGCAACATGACCTACCCGACGAAGGGACTGATCAATGGCGAGGCCGAGCGATGA
- a CDS encoding class I SAM-dependent methyltransferase → MTTTPLRSFYENPAVPVASGDARSRRQARLLARALGPVHAGAPPATVLDIGCGDGTAAATAADVLTGHRVIGVDWSQDALRRAATHIGHVVRGELTDGGLPFATGSADAVLFSEVIEHLVDPDAALDELRRVLRPGGHLLLSTPNLAAWYNRGLLLAGVQPVFSEVSLRAIHGRPGSQVVGHLRLYTARALRAFLTASGFDVIRIAGAPYHDVPRPLRPFDRAACHAPSLASILLAHARPHPTHHNHPLHPTHPARHTL, encoded by the coding sequence ATGACCACCACCCCCCTTCGGAGCTTCTACGAGAACCCCGCGGTGCCGGTCGCGTCCGGCGACGCCCGCAGCCGACGACAGGCCCGGCTCCTGGCGCGCGCCCTCGGCCCCGTACACGCCGGCGCGCCGCCCGCCACCGTCCTGGACATCGGCTGCGGCGACGGCACCGCGGCGGCCACCGCCGCCGACGTCCTCACAGGTCACCGCGTCATCGGCGTCGACTGGTCCCAGGACGCCCTCCGCCGCGCCGCCACCCACATCGGACACGTCGTACGCGGCGAACTCACCGACGGCGGGCTCCCGTTCGCCACCGGCTCGGCCGACGCCGTCCTCTTCAGCGAGGTCATCGAGCACCTCGTCGACCCCGACGCCGCCCTCGACGAACTCCGCCGCGTGCTACGCCCGGGCGGCCATCTGCTGCTCTCCACCCCGAACCTCGCCGCCTGGTACAACCGCGGCCTCCTGCTGGCCGGTGTCCAGCCCGTCTTCTCGGAGGTCAGCCTGCGCGCCATCCACGGCCGCCCCGGCAGCCAGGTCGTCGGCCATCTGCGCCTCTACACCGCCCGCGCGCTCCGCGCCTTCCTCACCGCCTCCGGCTTCGATGTCATCCGCATCGCCGGCGCCCCATACCACGACGTCCCCCGCCCGCTCCGCCCCTTCGACCGCGCCGCCTGCCACGCCCCCTCCCTCGCCTCCATCCTCCTGGCCCACGCCCGCCCCCACCCCACTCACCACAACCACCCCCTCCACCCCACCCACCCCGCCCGCCACACTCTGTAA
- a CDS encoding condensation protein, with translation MTALEPARPVQPVQPAQPAQPAQPAQDDPPRSRGVHPRTTAPARPHHPARIPFPLVDEISRHCLEDDEPETVHIEVHLPGRLDHERLRTAFHQALARHPRVLMRQVPTRWWHRHYTWQLTSAPDVDAVVFPPPGPDALAHARARALTDCPPLDASPPVRLEVIEPAHAAPVDDRRPAAPSAGTVLLLTLHHTALDGPACLRILATAAELYAGSTGPAGSTEPAGRTSPSGPADPPEPPTHPTHPTHPTHPPHPPHPPYPPQLPGRSRPGLLTRPARLAPDHSTPPTNPTTSSTSSTSGSGNGNGNGMLLTELSVPTRPPHPTGERPPYTVNDQLLVATYLMAARWNQLHDRPAAPVVITMPIDDRSRGPHMPIGNGTRLAAVPFPSTTPPLTPHTSPGVAPRTTSTPTPLTRLLHHTSAHTRALKSTTPRSPLGLPAAVLASLPLPVGPRRALTRALRSLAAPWTPTTLLSNIGRVPYPLDFGETGGRATAVWFSAPARMPRGLSITTAATCDGDRIHLALRWSRALLDEAAATRLLDLFRSSLAATAWPPTAAPATRPPGTAPAPGPVPPAEEGGTP, from the coding sequence ATGACCGCCCTGGAACCAGCCCGACCGGTCCAACCGGTCCAACCGGCTCAACCGGCTCAACCGGCTCAACCGGCTCAAGACGACCCGCCGAGGAGTCGGGGCGTCCACCCCCGCACCACCGCACCCGCCCGTCCTCACCACCCCGCGCGCATCCCGTTCCCCCTGGTGGACGAGATCTCCCGGCACTGCCTGGAGGACGACGAACCGGAGACCGTCCACATAGAGGTGCACCTCCCCGGCCGACTCGACCACGAACGGCTGCGCACCGCGTTCCACCAAGCCCTCGCCCGCCATCCGCGCGTCCTGATGCGCCAGGTGCCGACCCGCTGGTGGCACCGCCACTACACCTGGCAGCTCACTTCGGCCCCGGACGTGGACGCGGTCGTCTTCCCGCCGCCGGGCCCCGACGCCCTCGCCCATGCCCGGGCCCGTGCGCTCACCGACTGCCCTCCCCTGGACGCCTCGCCCCCCGTCCGCCTGGAGGTCATCGAGCCCGCGCACGCCGCCCCCGTCGACGACCGTCGACCAGCGGCCCCCTCCGCCGGCACCGTGCTGCTGCTCACCCTCCACCACACCGCCCTGGACGGCCCGGCCTGCCTCCGCATCCTGGCCACCGCCGCCGAACTGTACGCCGGGTCCACAGGCCCGGCCGGGTCAACAGAACCGGCGGGCCGTACAAGCCCATCCGGGCCGGCAGATCCGCCCGAGCCGCCCACCCATCCCACCCATCCCACTCACCCCACCCATCCACCTCACCCACCTCATCCGCCCTATCCACCGCAACTGCCTGGCCGCTCCCGCCCGGGACTCCTCACCCGCCCGGCCCGCCTCGCCCCCGACCACTCCACGCCACCCACCAACCCGACGACCAGCAGCACCAGCAGCACCAGCGGCAGCGGCAACGGCAACGGCAACGGCATGCTCCTCACCGAACTCTCCGTCCCCACCCGCCCCCCACACCCCACCGGCGAACGGCCCCCCTACACCGTCAACGACCAACTCCTGGTCGCCACCTACCTGATGGCCGCCCGCTGGAACCAGCTCCACGACCGCCCCGCCGCCCCCGTCGTCATCACCATGCCCATCGACGACCGCTCGCGAGGCCCCCACATGCCCATCGGCAACGGCACCCGCCTCGCCGCCGTCCCCTTCCCGTCCACCACACCACCCCTCACGCCACACACCAGCCCGGGCGTTGCTCCCCGCACCACCTCGACCCCCACCCCCCTCACCCGTCTCCTGCACCACACATCCGCCCATACCCGGGCCCTGAAGTCGACCACTCCCCGTTCCCCGCTCGGCCTGCCCGCCGCCGTGCTGGCCTCCCTCCCCCTCCCCGTCGGGCCCCGTCGAGCCCTCACCCGTGCCCTCCGCTCCCTCGCCGCCCCCTGGACGCCCACCACCCTCCTCTCCAACATCGGCCGCGTCCCGTACCCCCTGGACTTCGGCGAAACGGGCGGCCGGGCGACCGCGGTGTGGTTCTCCGCGCCGGCCCGGATGCCCCGCGGTCTGAGCATCACCACCGCCGCCACCTGCGACGGGGACCGCATCCACCTCGCCCTCCGCTGGTCCCGCGCCCTCCTCGACGAGGCCGCCGCCACCCGCCTGCTCGACCTCTTCCGCTCCTCCCTCGCCGCCACCGCCTGGCCCCCGACCGCCGCACCCGCCACCCGGCCCCCGGGAACCGCCCCCGCGCCAGGCCCCGTCCCCCCGGCGGAAGAAGGCGGCACCCCATGA